ACAGACTCCTTGCGGCTGCAGCACTTACCGGTGATGCGGCTGATGAAATAATCGAGACCCGCGTAGCGTCCTGCCGAGGAGGCGAAGATGACGGCGAACGCGGCGATCTCGACGAGCTGGAAATAAAACACGGGGTTGTTACTTCCGGCGACCCACGGCGGTTGCGTGGCGATAACCGAAAGCAAGAAGGCGATGCCCGCCACCGCTGCGACTCGCGTGAAGAGTCCCAGAAGGAGGCAGACGCCCGTGCCGATGATCAGTGCGGTGACCGCGACATTGAGCTGGTGAAGTTTACGCGCGTCCTCGTCGACGAGGGCTTCGTCGACAAGTTTCGAAGTGGCGGGATCTTCCGCTTGTTCGACGGTGATGATTTGGCGAAGGTCGCCCTTGTAGCCGTCTTCGATCGAACGAACCTCGGCAATCCAAGCGCCGCTGGCGGCTTTCGTCTCGGCCGATTTCTCGCTGATGCGAGTTCCCAGGAACGGCAGGCTCACCGAGCCGGCTTCGTTTTTCATTTGCTCGAGCCGGTAGAGCTCGTGCTCCCACTCCGCGATCGCGTCGGTTTGCGATTCAAGGTAATCAGCCAACTGCTGATGACGGTAGTCGAGGGCAGCGGCCGCGGCGGCCCGCTGATCGTCTGAGAGGCCGGGGATGATTACGAACTGGTCGTGCGCGCTGCGCCAACCATCCTCAATCCGATCGGCCCAGTCATAGTAGGGCGAGTGGGGGGGAAACTCGATCGGCGCCGGTTGCTTCTTGGCGAGGGCGGCTTTGCGGCGAGAGGCATAGTCAGCCTCCCATTTCGCGCGGGCGGTCAGTTCGTCCTCGGTCGAGGGACGGGCCTGCCGCGGAACAGCGAGGTGCTTTTCCCAGTCGTAGACGTTGGGGAGCGTTTCCTTGATCATCTTCGCCGCGGGGCCGACGGCCATCCGCAACATTGGCTCGGATGAGAAGACGAGCGTCGTCTGCCCGGTTTCCGGGTTGTAGGCGAGTTTCTTCGTCCCTTCGCGGTAGAAGTGCCAGCCGGTGGCCAAGCGAAGGACGATCAGGGCGATGACGAGGCCGGTTGGCAAGTACACCGCGGGGCGTACTGGGGCCGGCTTCGGTTCATCATGATGGGGATGGGCCATGGCGCTTGTGGGTTGAGCGGAGCCGCGTCTGGATTAGGCGACGAACGTCGCAGTCGGTTGTCGCACAGACGCGAGGGAGATGC
This sequence is a window from Lacipirellula parvula. Protein-coding genes within it:
- a CDS encoding DoxX family protein produces the protein MAHPHHDEPKPAPVRPAVYLPTGLVIALIVLRLATGWHFYREGTKKLAYNPETGQTTLVFSSEPMLRMAVGPAAKMIKETLPNVYDWEKHLAVPRQARPSTEDELTARAKWEADYASRRKAALAKKQPAPIEFPPHSPYYDWADRIEDGWRSAHDQFVIIPGLSDDQRAAAAAALDYRHQQLADYLESQTDAIAEWEHELYRLEQMKNEAGSVSLPFLGTRISEKSAETKAASGAWIAEVRSIEDGYKGDLRQIITVEQAEDPATSKLVDEALVDEDARKLHQLNVAVTALIIGTGVCLLLGLFTRVAAVAGIAFLLSVIATQPPWVAGSNNPVFYFQLVEIAAFAVIFASSAGRYAGLDYFISRITGKCCSRKESV